In Balaenoptera acutorostrata chromosome 3, mBalAcu1.1, whole genome shotgun sequence, the genomic stretch TAGGAAGAGAGAGGTCATCATTTTTAGCAAATGTGAGATGTAATGAAGTGCCTAGATTTACTGAGTGATGTTTATATCTTACAGTTAGGTATTccgtaaacaaaaaaaaatccttcttatGGACATTCCTGAAAGAACAGCTGCTACAGTGGGACTGAAACTCTAGCCCCTAGTCCTTCTTTGCCCTCTGAAACAATTATTTCTATAATGCATTCTCTGCCATATTATTTAACTCTTTGATCTTTACTATCTGTTTGCTGAATATCCTCCTGCCATTAAAACAAAAGCATTAACAGCTAATACTTAATAATCATAACACTCCACGGTATGTTTTAAGAGCTTTCCACATACTAACTCATTTACTCCCCATAACAATCCTATGACTAGGTGCTATTGTCATCAGTAatctccattttgtagatggggAGACTGATTGATAGAGAAGTAACTTGCCTGGGGTCATGGGACGAGTAtggggtagagctgggatttcaacCTCGGTAGACCAGCACCAGGCTCCACGCTCTTAACCAGGATGCTGTGTCACCTCTTTAGTAAGGTGGCCTTTCCCTCTCAACTCTTATCCATCACTGGGCACAATGCCACTGTATCTGCTGTCCTCTAAATTTCAAACTCAGATGTAATATTTGATGAAGCTCTACCTTTGGAACCATCCCACACTACCAAGTCCCAGTGTTGGGACTTAACGTTACCAAAACACTTACAAATGTTTTGGCCCAAAGCAAACTGGTTAGTAGAAAATGAATAGCCCCCTTCATGATTTTTCAAGCTCTAGACATGTTAGTGCATATTGAAAGTTTTATAACCTTTAAGTCTCtttaagtattttgttttgttttttgcttttttcactaaTTCATTTTCACTGTCCTGCAAAAAGCTGGAACAAATGTCTAACAATTTGTGATTGCTTAAATAGTGGTAGGTTATATAATGATACAAATGGTATGATCCCATTTTATAATTCTCCTTATATACAATCCCTGCTAACATTTCTAAAAGAAGGTAGTAATCACTGAAAGAAATAGTTTAACAGTAAAAACCATCCACAGAAATAATGCTTCTTTGCATAATCGTATCTATATGATCTATAATTTTTAGCTTAACTCATTACATATCCTGTGCTGTTTATACATTAAACTCTTTTGATGGTCACAATTTTCTCAAATAGTTTATAACATTCCTTACTTTTCTGGAAGAATGAGTGCTGAAAGAATGAGCGATCAGCATATTTTCCTAGACACATCTCAGATGTGCAAAGTGCTTCTGGAACAAAGTCAAAGGAACCAGCACTACATGTAAGAGTGCATCTCTTTTAATAGTGTGGAAGTGCTTTGACGGAGGTAGGCACAGGGCTGAGGTGCACCAAGTCCTGGGGAGAAATGGGAGGGGAGGCCAGGTATCAACCCAAGGAGGTGACACTTGTAGGATGTAGACTTGTAGGATGGGTTGGAGTTTGTGGGGACACATGGTAGAGAAAAAGCATTTTGGCCCATACACTAGCCAAACAGTAAGTATAGAAGAAAAAATGGCCATCCTTGATTTGATTTTACCTTGTAGAAAACTTTCTCCAAGACCAGTAGTAATTTATAGTAAACCAACAGATATGCATGGGGGAATGGAAAACTTTTTATACCTTTTGTATTTATATCATGAGGTTGGTGGAAGGTTAGTAAGAAAAGTTTTCAAGCACTAGAAGATGTCATACTTTCCTACAAGATTGATATGTATTCAGAAATGTATAAATTGGTCTTACCACACCATTCTTAAAGTTCTCAATCCTTTTCTTCCCTAATTTGTTGGTTATCCACCAGGCCCAGGTTGGCATATATTGCCACAAATATGCCATTAACAAAAAAGGCTGATCCGCGATCCAAACTTCCTTCAAATCATTGGCCATGCTGATTAACATCAGCTGCACACAACGACTGACTGTCATCTTGTGGGACTGATCTGCATCGCTGCCTGTAGtctaagaaaattttgaaaaattagtgAGGGATGTGTATTTATCCAAGGTATCTCACAGAACTTTTAGGCTAGAAAGGACCCAGAAGACATCTAGTTGAGTGACTCCTTTAATGTGGCCTCATGCCCCTTAGGAGTCCCCACAGGTACTAATGGGTGCCTATAAGCTATTTGTAATATTTCAAAAAGCCTAATGGAATTCATACACTTAACCAGATAAGATTGTGCAGGCTAACTAAAAGATAAAGGTTCTCTGCTTTCAATTAGAATTGTACCATCTTAAAGTACTTAATGATAATTCCATGTCCAAAAATTCCATGTTTACTTTAATAgtaaaaaatgttaaacaaattATTAATACATACATTTAGCAAGTGAAATTCTATAAAATATGGAGTCCATGGGGATGAAATGGAGGAAGAAGATAAAAGCGGTTTCTTGGTATTGAACAAATCTGGTACTGCTACTCTAGTTAACCCACTACCATTCTACaaataaactgaggcccagaaaggcagTAACTTATCTGTGCTCACACAGATCATTTAGTAGTAGCCAGTTCTATATTCCAAGTCCCTTGATTCCTATAATAGAGTGCTTATTCTATTTTACCATAGTGCCTCtacagaaaatgtgaaaatgtaaaCTGTATACGTAAACATTTACATAGAAGCATATATAGATTTATATCTCAGTAGAAATATTagtggagaagaaggaaaatttcATGGCCTTTAGAGGGATTTTTGTATTAGTGAGTGATACTGGATTCTTCATGAGACATTCACTATTAATTTGATAGATCACTTATGTGTAATCTATGAGCTGAGGGAAGCACAGGCCTGGGTGAGGCTAACCTAAAATTAGTACAACTCAACAAGCTTTTTTCTAAGCTCCTTCACCATAATCCCTTTTTTAAAATCCCAGTAAGATTTAATATACTAAAATTCAGCCACACAGAACCTTTCAATGTTGCTATAATTTGTGAACTGATTAAAACtgggtttttaaaatactgatagtGCACATAATAGTGGATTACTTATAAGCAGTATCTTAGTAATTTCTTTAGCTTTTATTAAAACTGGATGCCAAAGCCCTATCAGCTAACCTTAACAATTTTCCTAATGCTGAGTTCAGTTCTGTAAATAGTTCATAAGCAATTCTAACATGAAAACCCTGAGGCATAGTGATATAATGCCAGTGTATAACTACTAAAGCATTCAAATTATTCCCCAACTAGAAATTTTTACCTTTGTGACTTCTTCAGTTAGGGCATTCTTCACAATATTTGATTGCACAGGTCCTGGGCAAATGTTAGAAACTATTATACCTGGGTATGTAGCAAGTTCAATTCGGAGGGTATTAAAAAATccctaaaaggcaaaaaaaagcaagtaaaattaaatacagaCACATATCTCATGTTTACTAATAGCACTGAATTACTTTTCTTCAACTTTTTATGAAGGCCAACAGCAGCAGAAAATATGTCCTGAAATGCCTGAGTAAAGGATAGGAAATGTAATTACACAAGATGAGGCATTTTTAAGTGTAAGACTGAAGGCAATCTAGAAGAGGCATTCTCAGCTCTTTCCAGGTATGAATGGTTCATCCCCGCATTGGCAGTGGCAGCTCGTGCCACCAGTGATTTAGCACTGGATTAGTGAGAGATTACCCCTGGAGAGTCTGATACACCCTCCCACCCAGCCGCCGccagctccccaccccaaaaGGGTTGTGTGTTCTCCACCGAGCGTCACTAAGgctgggtttctttttctccctcaaaGTGGCCTAAAGTGCAGATGTTGGGGCAAGGGGGAGCAACCGGGGATTAGTACTAAACCGAAACTATCATAGATGAACGGTTCAACCTTTTCAATTACTATTTGAATAGACAATTAGTTTCAGCAAAGATTTATATTTTGGGGGTAGTAAGAGAGTACACGGCTAGTTAAAAATGTAATATGATTGCTTActcaatggcttttttaaaaacaagctgGACCCTCTAGACTTAAAAGATACTGCCCGTTTCTAAACCAAATAGGGAGTAAACATCTACATCCCTTCACCTCCTCTCTAAATCAGGAAATATTCCAAGACTACATTGTGATAAACTGAATTAACTGAAAAGCCTAAGCAGCTAACCCAGGGTGCATTCATTTATGATCCAATAACATCAAACAGTTACCAGCCTTTAATGCTGATGCCTAACAAACACAGGGTCTTTGAGGGTTCACGCTGTCAGAGACTAATACGGTGCCTGACTCAGATGGACAGGAAAAAAGGCTTCATGAATGAACTCCTGCACCCTTAACCTTCTGCCACTCTAAGCAAAAGAGGGGAGAGGACACCATGAAAGCCAATACACCAGACACGAAAACCTCTCCTTGTTTGAAATCACATCTAGTATAGTGTGTGAACTTCTGAATGACAAATAAGTTCACTCTCTAGCTTGCTGGGTATCGGGGAAGGAAATGTGCTCTTCAAAAAGAGCCTCTTGGTCTCAGTGTTCAGCTACTGGTATAACCAGAGTCTCAACCTGCCACATGGTATCAGATGATCAAATCCAATAATAAAACAGTGAGTCTCGGAGGGCAGGCCAGACAACTCATATTGTGTTTGACTGAAAGCATCCTGCATGTCTTATGAGATACTAAGTGTGAAACAGATGGGGTGGCCAACTTCCCTCATCTGCCTGCCTCAGACTTGCCCAACTGCTCTGCAGGAAGTAAATGATACCCCATTACCAAATATGAGGAAATCATCACTCCCGTATTTCATTTCATCACTCTGCAACTGTCTGCTCTGCACAGCAGAAAGAGGATCCTAACCAAAGCTTCAAATTTTCATGTGACTGATGACCCATTCAACTATTGCATCTCATTATTCCAACAGTGAAACATTCTACTTAAACTGACCTTCAACAGCATTAATTATAAATCGTTATAAATCGTTTGTCTTTCTTAACCATTCTCCTATTGGCCTTATGATTTAATTTGCTCCATGTTATAGTTTAGTAACATTTCTTATCCACTCTTAAGCCAACATTAAAAATTCATCCGTTTCTAATATTCACATCTCATAAATTATGCAAGCCAAATTAAGCTTTCTCCGAGACTCTGCCTTAACTAGATTTTCTTCTTCCAATGAAATCAGAGTAAACAGAGTCAAGGCTAGTCCCAGTAGGGATATGAAACGCAGGGCTAGTCATTCAGTGGGCAGTTCCTATGTCTGACATGCATGTACATTTAGAAATTCAGGTAAAATAAACACCAACAACaatggggaaggaaaaagaagtcaCAGAAATGAGGAGGACAAGTACATCCTGAAATGTGAGTAGAAGAAACAAGGGGTAGACCCCAAATTTGCCATGAAGATGtgttagaaatgaggaaaaggtAAAGGGTGACATGTCAACTAGACTATACAGTTTTCAAGGGCAGGGATCATATCATATCTTATCATCTTTATACTCCCAGGACCTGTTGCAGTGCACGACACagtgtaggtgctcaatacatgtttgctAAATTAGGAAGAGGCATGTAAGGCTCAAGTCTTTTTTAGCATCTTCTGGGTAAGTCTTCTACCCGAGATCTCCTtgggtctctctctgtctccatacATCACTACCCAGTTCCACTGATCTCTTGCAGTGAAGGCCATATGCCCCATATACACATTCAGGTCAGTTCTATCCGAGTTGAGTTTTGGCAGCCTTACCTGAAGAGCGTGTTTGCTGGCACAATAGCCAGCAGAAAGGGGTGCACATACAACACCCAGGAGGCTAGTCACAGTAACAATTTTTCCTTGCTTCCTCTCAATCATGtgaggcagaacacactttgtcAAGGACACCGTCCCTAAGTAGTTAACCTCTATTAGCTCCTTGTAGACGTCCAGGCTGGTGTCCACACACAAAGAACGCTGGGATACTCCACCATTGTTGACCAGAATGTCAAtctaattaaagaaaatcagaaaagggGCACTTTAGGATGACCTGTAGATGTATTGTTGGAATTCCCAGGGATGGCTGGTTATATTGTTAACTTGATGAATCGATGGTATATTTCCAGaagtcagcaataaaaaagataaaatgaaaatcagaattcACCTATGGAACTAAATTCTCAACTTAAGTGACTTTTTATGGAAAATAATGTGTCACAAAAATAATAGGCACAGTGGATTTTTAGCTTCTTGTGTTTTACATGGAGGAGTTAGTATTTGTTAAGGGAGGAAAAGTTCTAATTACATAAAGCCACAGTCTCAGAGATTAAGAGGCCCAACTCATGGGCCTTCATCACACTGCATGAACCCATTTGCCTAAAGCCCTTTGAATGACAGCACCATAGATGGGAATCTCTTTTGCAGCTACTTCAAAGCAAGATTCATGCACTCAAAATGCTACTTACTTTGCCAAACTCCTGGAGAACCGCTTTGGTAGCCATTTCATGGGAACTTCTGTTAGTCAGGTCAAGGGGCAAAATGAGTAtatcttttcctttcaaattGCCATTCTCTAAATAAAGACACTTAAAAATTAATGTGGAAGTCATGTGCTATTTACATTAACATTTAACACCCACCCTACAACCACATTTGGTAATGAACTCGTTTCTGGGTGGCCCTGTGGTTGAGGTTCTCTTCAGTGACCAAGAAGAGGACTGGTAGTGATATGGCAACATATCATCAGACAAAAAGCTGGGTACACAGGAAGTAGAATTCCTCTCTTCAGCTTGAATATATACAGCCTAATATTGGAACAgactctagaagaaatcaagatTATACTACAaactaaaaaaagcaaaaattttagaGCAATTTCTTTAGAAGTACAGAGGTACATCTGTACAACTGTTATATGATAGGTTCACTACTtgatttttaaacacattttttaaaattttatgctgaaaatcaataagaaattgAGTCCTCCCATCACATGACACATAGAAGCTTCCTTCCAGAGGCTAAGGATTCCAGGAGGCaaacaaggaaaaggaaacaatccTGAAATTCGCAACCAAGAAACATGTTGTGCTGTAATGGCCGTTTCTATTTCTGTCCATCAAAAGAGCAACTGAAACTAATTTCCTTGAATTCTAACCTTGAAATACAACAAGGTTGTGtttcaataagaaaaacaagtaaGTAGAGAAAACAAGAGGTGTAAAGGCTTTATGGGCAAAGGAGTAAATTGTGAAAcattaactgttttttaaaagaaatagtttgCACTAATGATCTGACAAATAAAAGGGAAACAGCCTTACTCGAGCTAAGAAATGCTGTTATGGTTCATTTATGCCAGTGCAAGTCTCAACATTGGAGGAGCAACTGCCTTAAGAAGTGGCCCAGTTCAGAAACACAAGAAGCCTTTGAAAGCAATATCGTGAAAGAGGGCTTGTGGCCGTGGCAACTAACTCTGTTTCTGGGTGGTTAGTTCCATCAGCAAAgtgaaagaaagatttttaaagaatgacaGGTAAATGACCAAAAAAATGGTCTActggaaaattcaaaattatttcagtGTAGATACTAAATGTCCCATGAGAAATAATAACTTTATTACTTGAGGCTGCTTTCACTGTGAACATAACTACACCAAAacccaaacagacaaaaaaattgtTGTcctatatatatgaaaaatattaccTCAAGTTGCATTTTTCAAACTTAATTCTATTCCGAGACTTCCCTagtgtccagtggttaagactccgtgcttccactgcaaaggGGCATGGgtacgatccctggtccgggaactaagatcccacgtgtggcgtgcccaaaaaaaaaaaaaattaaactctattCCTGTTTTATCCTGGTAACAAAAATCTTATACCATTTCATATGATTGTAATATCTGATGTTTTAACAAAATGTCAATTCAATTTCTCTGGTTACATACATGTATATCATAGATAAGAACCAAACTGTTCTTTCTCTAAGACGAAAATGTAAGACATTTATTTGGTCACTAAAAATCCACTAGCATTTGAGAGAATTGATGGTCACTCCCTACTGCTAAGAACCAGTgtcaaaaaaaagtagaaatgtggcagaaaaagagaagaaaaagccaGGCCAGCTAACTAAGAGATGACAAAAGGAAGAGGACTTGGATCAAAGCACGCAGAGCATTTGGAAACAGAGTCTACTGCCCAGGaggatccccctcttccctctaAAATTCCCAAGTTTTGACTTTGGGTTCTGATTTACTTCTAGGAAGCACTGCTGCTATTTTAGATTTACTTACCAAGGCATCTTCTTTTCACCCTTTCCAGCTCATGCACTCTTCTGGCTGACAGCACAAGAGAAACTCCTAGTTTGGACAGCTGGTAAGCCAGCTCTTCACCAATCCCACTTGATGCTCCAGTCACCCACACCACCATATCAGTCAGCTCCCATTCTATTGAAAAAGGAGTGGGGATTGAGGGGAGAAAATAAGCTACAGGCTACATCCATAAATCAAAGattaaccaaaggaaaaaagtaGTTTTATACAATATCACTGAATAAGAAGACATAATGTGTGGcgcttaaaaatttaaatatcctaTGTTTACagccttgattgtggtgatggtctcACAGGTGTATACTTATCCCCAAACTCATccagttgtatacattaaatatgaacAGTTTCTTATATGataatcatacctcaataaagtggtttaaaatttttttaaattaaatatcctaagaaaacaCTTCCTACCTAGTGATACAAATCATATTAGTAACAGTTATCAACATGTTATTTTGTGTATTCTAGACTCTTGGTGAGTTTTCCAGACTTTACTTCAAGGTATAACTCCATGGTCTGACTCTAAGGCTCTATTTATCTGTATATTTGATCAAGAAAAGGAAGGGTAAGTAAATAGAAAGTATCTGGACTCACATTCTCACTTTCCTTATTCATAAATGAGGGATTCAGATAAGATGATCACTAAAAGTCCCATCCAGTTTTCAATTCTATTATTCTAATTTCTTGCAAATCTGAATATACCAAGTTCTACTCTAGGGTATGGTAGAATCACCCTGGATTTTTAAAGTCATGTTTTCCCCATTTGTCAATCATATCTGATGCCTATCAACTAAAGGTCATTTTGTAAAAGTGCCCCCCAAATGCCTGAGCTTTCATCTTAGAAGAATCTAGTAGTTCACCCAAGAAGAAATACATATGAGCAATGAAATGTACTCTGCTTGCCCAAGTATCATCTTGTTAAagattgtaaaaatgtaaaataaagcaaTGACGAGTGGTTTATTCTCCAGTGAAAAACTTATTTGCACTGAAGCACACGATAGCCACCGTCCACCTGAATTCGTAGAGAGTCACTGTAGTGCAGTGTTCCTGTGTgccttatttattaaaatgtgttatttatcaAAAATAGCAAACAAGGTTTTATTTAAGATACACATTGCTGATTTTAGATCAGAAAAGTTAAAATCAGGAAACTAGTTTACTGTTTTAGTCAAACAATTCTAAAACCTAACTGGCAGGTAATCAGTACGAGCTCTGGAGACTATCAGGGCTCAAGTTCCAGCTGTgtcacacacagcaatgaaatgCTCCCATGTGAGAACTCGGTGCCTTAATTTTCCACACCTGGAAAACTGAATTAATAATAAAACCTCCTTCATAGGACTGTTGAGAGAAATGAGTTAAAACATGTAAAGCACTCAGAGCAGTATGTGACACATACTCAGTGCTTAATAAAATGTCAACTGTAATTGTTGCTAAAATTGTTTAACAAATGGACTTTTTGGCAGCAAAACACATTGTATGTTGTAATTTCTCCAGCCACGGGCAATGGGGTTACTAACTTTAATGGCTTAACATTTTTTCATTGCTTCCTATGTGCTTAAACATATTACTTTATTAAAACCCTCACAAGGACCTTATGAAACAAGAATGATCtcaattttatagaaaaggaaactgaggtttacagAGATTAATTTACAGCACTAGACTGTAAATTTCCTTAAGGCTAGGACCCTGACTCCCTTATTCATTGCTGTGTCTTCAGTGCATCGCACAGAGACTCGCATAGAGAAAGCACTCCATAAATCACTGTTGAATAAACACCCAAGAACCCTGGCAGAGCTAGGATAGGAGTCCAGGTATATCTAGCTCCAAAGCCCACACTCCGATCACTAGCCTACACTGACCACGTTTTAATAAGATCAATATCTTAGAACCCAACTGTCTTAGCCATTCAAGAAAATGTCCTCAGGAAAGAGGTGTCATGTAAATATCTGAACTAAGGACAGAAACATCCCAAATACTGTGTCTGGGCTACAATGCTTTCCTATCATTTGatgtacttttttctcttttttgtggcTGCAGCTTgaaggatctcagttccctaacccgggccacagcagtgaaagctccaagtcctaaccactagaccaccagggaactcccacatcTGATGTACTTTTGTGGAAAGGCTCAACTGAGCAACCTTCCTGAAGGACTTTATCAGGAATAGCAGAACGTATATTCAGATAGTCATTCAATGACTACTCATTGTTCCAAAGTTCTGCAATACACAAGACTACAAGGTGAATATAATTTGTAACTATTTACTAACTAGCACAGAACTAACAAAGATTTCTTCATTTGTATACCAATATGCAAACATTATTTAAATGCAACAATGAAAACCCGCAGGCTCACATTTACCTTAGTACACCTGCAGTTCTGGCAGTTCTTCCCACTCTgaagaagaaaacttttttaTTCAGCACCAACTTTAACAATTCAACAGAATCTGGCATACATAATGGCCTCCCCTAAAGAGCCTCTGAAAGCAGATTCTTGGAGTAGGAAGGACACTTAAGAGTTCAACCCCCAACCCAGTTTCAGAATTCTCCCCTCAGGCTGTTGACTAGTCTCTACTTAATTTCCTCACAGGAAGAGTAAGCTAGTTATCTCTGAGGCACCGGTTCCTTTTCAAGGCAAGTCTAATCATTCAAGGGGTTCAGGGATTCTTTCTTACACTGATAACTTTAACTCCTATGGATCGGCAGCCGTTGGCAGCAGTTCTGCCTTGTGGTGTCAGGAAGAATAAATCAAGCCTGTTTTGCACATGACAGTGTCTCATCTATTTGAAGACAGCTGTTATGTCCTCCCTACGTCCTTTCATCTCTTGCTTCTCTAAGGCTAAACACCTCCAATTTCTGCTACCTTCCCTCAGATGGCATGGCATCCGATTTCCTCACTCTTCTGCTCACACCCGCTGCACAAGCTCCAGCTGGTCAATGTTCCTACTGAAAGGAGCTGACCAGAGCAGGACACAGGACTCCCATGGGGTCTGGACAGTTCAGAGCAAAGTGACATGACTAACTCGCTTCCCTTGTCCCTCAGAAGGGAGGCTCCGTGAGGGCCCAGGCAGTGGCTGGCTcagtcactgctgtgtccccagggcccagcacagaggcCAACACAAGCAGGTATTCAGAAGACATCTGTTGTTGTTTGCAGTTTGTTCCATCAGACACTAAACATCTCCCAGGATTGCCTAATCTTTTCTGGCACTTCACAGTTGACTCACATCGAGGTTACTGCCAACTAAAATCTGAGTCTTCCTCATATGTGCTGCTGTTGAGACTTTTCCTACTCTGGACTGGTACCATGGATTTTTCTGGATCTACATGCAATACCTAAAATTAGTCACTCTTAAATGTCACCATGTGAGACACAGGCTTGGAAATGCAGAGACTATCTCCAGAAGGATACATAAAAGGCAGGAAATGGTGGTTGCCTCCAAAGAGGCATACTGGGTGGCTGGGAGACAAGGGTGGAAGAGAGCTTTTACTTGTCACCATACatccttttgtatttttaaaatttgccttaTGTGAGtatattgtctattttttaaagtgacagaAAGTAATAAACctatagagaagaaaaagaggataattttattttaaccttaAAAGAGCCTGCCCGTCTTTGCAGGCTGAGCTGTTTAGGGAACTTGAGTCTATCTTCatgttccttttactttttttcattatcacctcacccccacccccagcccctaaATGTCTTTTTAgtcattttttcctaattaaCTCTTCCAAGACATTTAAATTTCACAGATATACTGTATATCTgtttatgtatttacatatatctATCTGTGCTTTATACATAAAAGGAGTTCTATAAAGTTTACTCTTCAGTCAATGCAGGTTTAAGAatggtgaaatttaaaaattaagttaaaagttaagttaagggcttccctggtggcgcggtggttgagaatctgcctgccaatgcaggggacacgggttcaagccctggtctgggaggatcccacatgccgcggagcaactaggcccgtgagccacaactactgagcctgcgcgtctggagcctgtgctccgcaaccagagaggccgcgaaagtgagaggcccgcgcaccgcgatgaagagtggcccccgctcaccgcaactagcgaaagccctcgcacagaaacgaagacccaacacagccaaaaaataaataaataaaatatagaggaaatttacatttattaaaaaaaaaaagttaagttaaaatttaaaagctattAACATTTAACTTTACAACTGTAAACTTACGAAAGTTATTTTGCTAAATAACTTGTAATGTATTTACTTAAATTGTAATgtattatattacatatgtaaATTGGCAAATTATACAGCTACATAATAGCAAAgtaattaaatgtattaaaaaaacccTTCAAAACTGATACTTTTCCAGCAAAAGTAAGACACTGAAAAAACtaaatgaatttcttaaaaattacctTTAGCCACCTTAACTTTTACTTGCTATGttaaaataacttttcatttAACTAGCTGCTAGATATTGTcaacatttttccttttcagcaCTTGACATTATCAATTGAATAACTTttatagaataataaaatataaggtATTTTTATGTAATTCTCAAAGTCCAATTTAACACAAAAGCACTGAGGATCAAACACAAACATCCACAAAgcagccaacaggcacatgcatTCCATCTGCTGAGATGGAGCAAATGACTAAGAGAAAGTGTACCAATCACAGCCATCTATTTGCCATAGTTCTGTAGCCCTGATCTTGCACCTGTGTTAATGTATTTTCCATGAACTCAATGTCAGCGCTACACATGCTATACCCCCCAAAAacccaagaagaaaaatgaaatactaagGAATAATATTTTGTTGGGTAGAGATGAGCTTTGGAGGGGCATAAAACATTGTACCATCTAAGATTTTTTCCTGTCCCCAAGAACCAATTCTCACCCCTGTGTAAGTGATAtggctcctcttccctccctggctccagttttcgtttgtttttaacagttttaatggagtataattgctttacagtgttgtgttagtttctgctgtacaacaaagtgaatcagctatatgtatacatatatccccatatcctctccctcttgagcctccctcccaccctccctatcccaccactctaggtggtcacaaagcattgagctgatctccctgtgctatgcagctgcttcccactagctatctatt encodes the following:
- the DHRS7 gene encoding dehydrogenase/reductase SDR family member 7, whose amino-acid sequence is MSWNLLLWLLALCALLALVVQLVCFLRADGDLTLLWAEWQGRRPEWELTDMVVWVTGASSGIGEELAYQLSKLGVSLVLSARRVHELERVKRRCLENGNLKGKDILILPLDLTNRSSHEMATKAVLQEFGKIDILVNNGGVSQRSLCVDTSLDVYKELIEVNYLGTVSLTKCVLPHMIERKQGKIVTVTSLLGVVCAPLSAGYCASKHALQGFFNTLRIELATYPGIIVSNICPGPVQSNIVKNALTEEVTKTTGSDADQSHKMTVSRCVQLMLISMANDLKEVWIADQPFLLMAYLWQYMPTWAWWITNKLGKKRIENFKNGVDADSSYFKIWKTKYQ